A single window of Vigna unguiculata cultivar IT97K-499-35 chromosome 1, ASM411807v1, whole genome shotgun sequence DNA harbors:
- the LOC114186147 gene encoding serine/arginine-rich splicing factor RS2Z32-like isoform X4: MKNDFAFVEFSDPRDAEDARYNLDGRDIEGSRIIVEFAKGGPRGSREYLGRGPPPGSGRCFNCGIDGHWARDCKAGDWKNKCYRCGERGHIEKNCKNSPKKMSSRRGRSLSRSPVRSYSPRRGRSRDRSYNRERSYSRSRSPVRRARSPVSEDRSRSPRPSKIREHSASPERGSPQKKSDISPRNEDRLVTQRDGSDFSDGPRGKSRSPASPARNHHNERAYESPKSNGRSRSPTRSPRDDRSPIDEDDDNHRRSQSP; encoded by the exons ATGAAGAACGATTTCGCCTTTGTT GAATTTAGTGATCCTCGAGATGCGGAGGATGCCAGATATAACTTGGATGGCCGTGACATTGAAGGAAGTCGTATTATTGTCGAATTTGCCAAGGGG GGTCCTCGTGGTTCCCGTGAATACTTGGGTCGGGGTCCACCTCCTGGATCTGGACGATGCTTTAACTGTGGCATCGATGGTCACTGGGCCCGAGATTGCAAAGCTGGGGATTGGAAGAACAAATGCTACCGCTGTGGGGAAAGAGGTCATATAGAGAAGAACTGTAAGAACAGTCCCAAAAAGATGAG CAGCAGGCGTGGACGGAGTTTGTCACGATCACCCGTCAGGTCATATTCTCCTCGTCGTGGGAGAAGCAGGGATCGGAGCTACAATCGTGAGCGTAGCTACAG TCGATCGAGATCCCCTGTGAGAAGAGCAAGAAGCCCAGTTTCTGAAGATAGGTCACGGAGTCCTCGGCCCTCCAAGATAAGGGAGCATAGTGCATCACCTGAGCGTGGCAGCCCACAGAAGAAAAGTGACATATCTCCCCGTAATGAAGATAGGTTGGTGACCCAGCGAGATGGATCTGACTTCAGTGATGGTCCAAGAGGTAAAAGTAGAAGCCCTGCTAGCCCTGCAAGGAACCACCACAATGAGAGGGCTTATGAGAGCCCTAAATCTAATGGGCGTAGCCGGAGCCCCACCCGGAGCCCTAGGGATGACAGGAGCCCcattgatgaagatgatgacaacCATCGTCGCTCACAGTCACCTTAG
- the LOC114190889 gene encoding uncharacterized protein LOC114190889: MPPKRNNAQGEPATEEPGDARVELVVGEVTKLKAVVEELVAQSLQNQNQMETLRKEAAENQMKLLNLMSTFSKEFEEKGEGQGSVTKGKSSPGTVKSSGNRSLRQLEGDDLEEFRQSMKKIELPSFYGEDPAGWIARAEIYFNVQETREAVRVSLAQLCMEGGTIHFFQSLLNEYENLSWEDLKRELLERYGGRGEGSVYDQLTSLKQTGVMEDYIRNFECLIAQVPSMQDEQYFSYFTHGLKDELRARMRSIHVANPLSRGRMMNVARAIDVEIYGRSRGWQGRGETRGEGKTQLGTRPVSHVLGKTGPWQNNGSWGGKGSSPSAQNDGGENSKNGPKDRGARHLSYQELLERKKKGLCFKCGGSFGPLHQCPVKQLRVIMIDEEIRVECEENEEKIIEDTADDVNDVEGACTALSLYSMTKGKEEQPRTMKLRGKVGEIPMMFLVDSGAIHNFISRKLVEALGWEWERTQHMKILMGDGHKSETQGVCRGMRVTFDEGEFVLDAFLFDLEDMDMVLGKKGNKKDGLSQEQRRVLNDVLQNFAEVFDEPKGLPPVRAKEHSINLQPGQGPINVRPYRYAYHQKNEIEKQVRELMEVGHVRHSQSAYSSPVILVKKKNNKWRMCVDYRALNKATIPDKFPIPVIEELLDELHGAKFFSKLDLRSGYHQVRMRKEDIPKTAFRTHEGHYEYLVMPFGLMNAPSTFQALMNEVFRNWLRKGVLVFFDDILIYSKGWEEHLQLLEKVLSTLRANKLFANKEKCTFGQESIEYLGHIISIQGVAVDPNKVSSVIDWPIPTNVKGVRGFLGLTGYYRKFIKDYV; encoded by the exons ATGCCACCGAAGAGAAACAATGCTCAGGGAGAACCAGCAACTGAGGAGCCGGGAGATGCGAGAGTAGAGCTTGTAGTAGGAGAAGTCACCAAGCTCAAAGCCGTAGTTGAGGAGCTTGTTGCACAATCATTGCAGAACCAGAATCAGATGGAAACGTTACGTAAGGAGGCCGCTGAAAATCAGATGAAGCTGCTCAATCTCATGTCAACATTTTCGAAGGAATTTGAGGAAAAAGGTGAAGGCCAGGGATCAGTAACAAAAGGAAAGTCGAGTCCTGGAACAGTGAAGTCCAGTGGGAATCGAAGTTTGAGACAACTCGAAGGAGATGATTTGGAGGAATTTCGTCAATCGATGAAGAAAATTGAGTTACCATCGTTTTATGGGGAAGATCCAGCAGGGTGGATTGCTAGGGCTGAAATTTATTTCAACGTTCAAGAGACACGAGAAGCTGTTCGAGTGAGTCTTGCTCAACTTTGTATGGAAGGGGGTAcgatacatttttttcaatctcTGTTAAATGAGTATGAAAATCTGTCATGGGAGGACTTGAAGAGAGAGTTATTGGAGAGGTATGGTGGAAGGGGAGAAGGAAGTGTTTATGATCAATTGACCTCGTTGAAGCAAACTGGGGTTATGGAGGATTACATTCGAAACTTCGAGTGTCTGATTGCTCAGGTGCCTAGTATGCAAGATGAGCAATACTTCTCGTACTTTACACATGGATTGAAGGACGAACTCCGGGCAAGGATGCGAAGTATACATGTTGCGAATCCTCTTTCCAGGGGACGAATGATGAATGTAGCTCGTGCTATTGACGTAGAAATCTATGGTAGGAGCAGGGGGTGGCAGGGAAGAGGTGAGACACGTGGAGAGGGAAAGACCCAACTTGGAACTCGACCCGTTTCTCATGTGTTGGGTAAAACCGGCCCATGGCAGAATAATGGAAGTTGGGGAGGAAAAGGGTCAAGCCCAAGTGCACAAAATGATGGGGGTGAGAACAGCAAAAATGGGCCCAAGGATAGAGGGGCTCGTCACCTTTCTTATCAGGAGTTgttggaaagaaagaaaaagggttTATGTTTTAAGTGTGGAGGTTCATTTGGACCGCTCCATCAGTGTCCCGTTAAACAACTTCGGGTCATAATGATTGATGAGGAGATACGAGTCGAATgcgaagaaaatgaagagaagaTAATAGAAGATACTGCAGATGACGTTAACGATGTCGAAGGGGCATGTACTGCATTGAGTTTGTACTCTATGACGAAAGGGAAGGAGGAACAACCACGAACGATGAAGTTGCGAGGAAAGGTGGGTGAAATCCCAATGATGTTTCTAGTAGACAGTGGAGCAATCCACAACTTTATCTCACGGAAGTTGGTTGAAGCCTTGGGTTGGGAATGGGAAAGGACGCAACACATGAAAATTTTGATGGGAGACGGGCATAAATCTGAAACTCAAGGTGTATGTCGCGGAATGAGGGTGACATTCGATGAAGGGGAATTTGTACTTGATGCTTTTCTCTTCGATTTGGAGGACATGGATATGGTATTGG GaaaaaagggaaataaaaaaGATGGGTTGAGCCAAGAACAGAGACGTGTGCTAAATGATGTGTTGCAGAATTTTGCGGAGGTGTTTGATGAACCCAAGGGGCTGCCACCTGTACGTGCGAAGGAACATAGTATCAACCTTCAACCAGGGCAAGGTCCCATTAACGTGAGGCCGTACCGTTATGCCTATCAccagaaaaatgaaattgagaaaCAAGTGAGGGAATTAATGGAGGTGGGTCATGTGAGGCATAGCCAAAGTGCATATTCCAGCCCAGTTATTTtagtaaagaagaaaaacaacaagtGGCGCATGTGTGTGGATTATAGAGCACTAAATAAGGCCACGATACCGGACAAATTTCCTATTCCAGTGATAGAAGAGCTTTTGGATGAATTACATGGGGCCAAATTCTTCTCAAAATTGGATCTTCGTTCGGGCTACCATCAAGTGCGGATGAGAAAGGAGGATATCCCGAAAACAGCCTTTAGAACACACGAGGGGCATTACGAATATCTCGTAATGCCGTTTGGGCTTATGAATGCCCCTTCCACTTTCCAAGCACTTATGAATGAAGTATTCCGCAATTGGCTAAGGAAAGGAGTATTGGTGTTTTTTGATGATATACTCATATATAGTAAGGGCTGGGAAGAACATTTGCAATTGCTGGAAAAGGTGTTGAGTACGTTGAGGGCCAATAAGTTATTTGCGAACAAGGAAAAGTGCACGTTTGGGCAAGAAAGTATCGAATACTTGGGTCATATTATATCGATACAAGGAGTTGCGGTTGACCCAAATAAAGTGAGTAGTGTTATTGATTGGCCTATCCCTACGAATGTGAAGGGAGTCCGCGGGTTTTTGGGGCTTACGGGATATTACCGTAAATTCATTAAAGATTATG TGTGA